The Mercenaria mercenaria strain notata chromosome 8, MADL_Memer_1, whole genome shotgun sequence genome has a segment encoding these proteins:
- the LOC123566436 gene encoding uncharacterized protein LOC123566436, which produces MLKIPEWISFKRAVSSRLLTRVCGQCTQTPNEHLLNVTATNNFRCVSKSSRLTSRQVFFIRQSIPAGGQWDRVVRIPKTECEFRELSTGKKLPIIYLFTKDGCTLCDEAKEALKPYMHRFILEDVNITLPENEKWYEMYKYDIPVFHIYEEFLFKHRVDFDALERGLEKYKDGFDSSK; this is translated from the exons ATGTTAAAGATTCCCGAGTGGATTTCTTTTAAGAGAGCCGTGTCCTCTAGACTTCTTACTCGTGTCTGTGGCCAGTGCACCCAAACTCCTAATGAACACCTCCTGAATGTGACTGCTACAAACAATTTTCGATGTGTTTCAAAATCGTCTAGACTTACATCACGGCAAGTGTTTTTTATTAGACAAAGTATTCCAGCAGGAGGACAATGGGACCGTGTTGTTAGAATACCAAAGACGGAGTGTGAGTTCCGAGAACTTTCCACAGGCAAGAAATTGCCAATTATTTATCTGTTTACAAAAGATGGCTGCACTTTATGTGACGAAGCGAAGGAGGCATTGAAACCATACATGCATAGG tttataCTGGAGGACGTCAACATCACCTTACCGGAGAACGAAAAGTGGTATGAGATGTACAAATACGATATTCCAGTGTTTCATATCTATGAAGAATTCCTGTTTAAACACCGAGTGGATTTTGACGCCCTGGAGCGAGGATTAGAAAAATATAAAGACGGTTTCGATAGTTCCAAGTGA